A DNA window from Daucus carota subsp. sativus chromosome 3, DH1 v3.0, whole genome shotgun sequence contains the following coding sequences:
- the LOC108215039 gene encoding hypersensitive-induced response protein 2, with amino-acid sequence MGQALGCVQIGQSTVAVKERFGKFEDVLDPGCHCLPWCLGYQVAGELSLRVQQLNVRCETKTKDNVFVTVVASIQYRALAEKASDAYYKLSNTTSQIQAYVFDVIRSSVPKLLLDSAFEQKNEIAKAVEEELEKAMSGYGFEIVQTLIVDIEPDAQVKRAMNEINAASRMRVAANEKAEAEKILQIKRAEGEAESKYLSGLGIARQRQAIVDGLRDSVLAFSENVPGTSAKDVMDMVLVTQYFDTMKEIGASSKSSAVFVPHGPGAVKDIASQIREGLLQGNAAQ; translated from the exons ATGGGTCAAGCACTTGGTTGTGTTCAAATCGGGCAGTCCACTGTTGCTGTGAAGGAACGTTTCGGTAAGTTTGAGGATGTGTTGGACCCTGGATGTCATTGCCTACCTTGGTGTTTAGGCTACCAAGTAGCAGGAGAATTATCCTTGCGTGTGCAGCAACTCAATGTTCGTTGTGAAACCAAGACCAAG GATAATGTCTTTGTTACTGTAGTTGCTTCAATTCAGTATCGTGCTTTGGCAGAGAAAGCTTCTGATGCCTATTATAAGCTTTCAAACACTACATCACAGATTCAAGCTTATGTATTTGATG TAATCAGGTCTAGTGTCCCAAAGCTATTATTGGATTCCGCCTTCGAACAGAAGAATGAAATTGCTAAGGCCGTGGAAGAAGAACTAGAGAAG GCGATGTCTGGTTATGGCTTTGAGATAGTTCAAACCCTTATTGTGGACATTGAACCAGATGCTCAAGTGAAGAGGGCCATGAACGAGATAAATGCTG CTTCTAGAATGAGGGTTGCTGCAAATGAAAAGGCTGAAGCAGAAAAGATATTGCAAATCAAGAGAGCTGAAGGTGAAGCTGAATCTAAATACCTGTCAGGTCTTGGCATTGCTCGACAGAGACAGGCAATTGTGGATGGCTTACGTGACAGTGTTCTTGCCTTTTCTGAGAATGTTCCTGGGACTTCTGCCAAGGATGTCATGGACATGGTGCTGGTGACTCAATACTTTGATACCATGAAGGAAATCGGTGCATCTTCAAAGTCATCTGCCGTTTTTGTCCCACATGGACCTGGTGCAGTGAAAGACATAGCCTCACAAATCAGGGAGGGTCTTCTTCAGGGCAATGCTGCTCAGTAG